The following proteins are co-located in the Mycolicibacterium goodii genome:
- a CDS encoding NtaA/DmoA family FMN-dependent monooxygenase (This protein belongs to a clade of FMN-dependent monooxygenases, within a broader family of flavin-dependent oxidoreductases, the luciferase-like monooxygenase (LMM) family, some of whose members use coenzyme F420 rather than FMN.), whose amino-acid sequence MTRELHLLAFGNTRSAGPWRHPAADNTPAGVRRRLIRYAQTAEAGTFDALFFADGLNYGPPATWAYKITEDFEPLTATAALSSVTERIGLVVTGSATLAHPYHLARQLLSLDHLSGGRAGWNVVTSFARAAADNFSARGVVDHDERYLIAEEALEVVGKLWDEWGEDTVVEDRASGIFNEVSRIRPADHHGRYFDVAGPIGAARSVQGRPVLFQAGSSDTGRAFAARHAEVIFTSHGNRERAQTFYRQIHEQSRQFGRPTPPLITPSLRYIVGSTDEEARRAEREEYEYFSPEYQAGWLLEVDVDVTGADLDGPVPDSAFPEHTETHQTALAGYRHLAGEGNPTVREFLYRTVNGWGAAVVGTPERIADTIGEWFTTGAADGFVLRDSGLPGQHELFVEQVVPVLRKRGLFRHEYTGTTLRAHLGLDVPPRSVS is encoded by the coding sequence GTGACAAGGGAGCTTCACCTGCTGGCCTTCGGCAACACCCGGTCAGCTGGGCCGTGGCGTCATCCCGCTGCCGACAACACGCCGGCCGGGGTGCGGCGCCGGCTGATCCGGTACGCGCAGACCGCCGAGGCCGGGACCTTCGACGCACTGTTCTTCGCCGACGGCCTGAACTACGGCCCGCCCGCGACGTGGGCGTACAAGATCACCGAGGATTTCGAACCGCTCACCGCCACCGCGGCGTTGTCGTCGGTGACCGAGCGGATCGGCCTCGTCGTGACGGGATCGGCGACGCTGGCACACCCGTATCACCTGGCACGGCAGCTGCTCTCACTCGACCACCTCAGCGGTGGCCGGGCCGGCTGGAACGTGGTGACCAGCTTCGCGCGGGCCGCGGCGGACAACTTCAGCGCGCGCGGTGTGGTCGACCACGACGAGCGCTACCTCATCGCCGAGGAGGCGCTCGAGGTGGTCGGCAAGCTGTGGGACGAATGGGGCGAGGACACCGTCGTCGAAGACCGGGCGTCGGGAATCTTCAACGAGGTCAGCCGGATCCGCCCGGCCGATCACCACGGCCGGTACTTCGACGTCGCCGGGCCGATCGGTGCGGCGCGTTCGGTGCAGGGCCGTCCGGTGCTCTTCCAGGCCGGATCCTCCGACACCGGGAGGGCTTTCGCCGCCAGGCATGCCGAGGTGATCTTCACCAGCCACGGCAACCGCGAGCGCGCGCAGACGTTCTATCGCCAGATCCACGAGCAGTCACGGCAATTCGGCCGGCCCACGCCGCCGCTGATCACGCCGTCGCTGCGCTACATCGTCGGGTCGACCGACGAAGAAGCCCGTCGCGCCGAACGCGAGGAGTACGAGTACTTCAGCCCCGAGTACCAGGCCGGGTGGCTGCTGGAGGTCGACGTCGACGTCACCGGCGCCGACCTGGACGGGCCGGTGCCCGACTCGGCGTTCCCCGAGCACACCGAGACCCACCAGACCGCACTCGCCGGCTACCGGCACCTCGCGGGCGAGGGCAACCCGACGGTGCGGGAGTTCCTGTACCGCACGGTGAACGGCTGGGGTGCCGCGGTGGTGGGAACCCCCGAGCGCATCGCCGACACGATCGGGGAGTGGTTCACCACCGGCGCGGCCGACGGTTTCGTCCTGCGGGATTCCGGCCTGCCGGGCCAGCACGAGCTGTTCGTCGAACAGGTGGTGCCGGTGCTGCGCAAGCGTGGCCTGTTCCGTCACGAGTACACCGGTACCACACTGCGCGCACATCTGGGCCTGGACGTCCCGCCGAGGTCGGTGTCGTGA
- a CDS encoding LLM class flavin-dependent oxidoreductase: MTEPYVLSAFTMSTVSHGNFGMWRHPQDRTSKYTDIRYWVDLARLLDDGGFDVLFIADAVGQLDVFGGDASAALARAVQTPVTDPLLAVSAMAAATQRLGFGITVSTTYESPYLLARKFSTLDHLTGGRIGWNIVTSLLDSAARNIIGRDRQIPHDERYAMAQEFVEVTYKLWEGSWEPDAVLRDRERGVFTDPSKVHDIAHEGRYFSVPGAHLVEPSPQRTPVLFQAGTSIAGREFAARNAELVFVSDPRPEVLRANIDDVRRRAAGHGRDPESLRFITSVEIVTDSTDSAARSKADELARFHDLDGGLVLLSALSGVDWSTYGVDRPIEQFDTDASRSILAAVTDTGVRRRLTLRDYVGGLGGFGGELFVGSGPTVADDLEAYARTTGVDGFNIAYHITPGSFADVATHLIPELRRRGRARAAGDPTTLRQRLFGGDSPLLGQQHPASAFRRKPVRSQ, encoded by the coding sequence GTGACCGAACCCTATGTGCTGTCGGCATTCACGATGTCGACGGTGTCACACGGCAACTTCGGCATGTGGCGCCACCCGCAGGACCGCACGTCCAAATACACCGACATCCGCTACTGGGTGGACCTCGCGCGCCTGCTCGACGACGGCGGTTTCGACGTGCTGTTCATCGCCGACGCGGTGGGCCAACTCGACGTGTTCGGCGGCGACGCCAGCGCGGCACTGGCCCGGGCGGTGCAGACACCGGTCACCGATCCGCTGCTGGCGGTGTCGGCGATGGCCGCGGCCACCCAGCGGCTGGGGTTCGGCATCACCGTCTCGACCACCTACGAGAGCCCATACCTGCTGGCCCGCAAGTTCAGTACCCTCGACCACCTCACCGGCGGCCGGATCGGCTGGAACATCGTCACGTCGCTGCTGGACAGCGCGGCGCGCAACATCATCGGCCGCGACCGCCAGATCCCCCATGACGAGCGGTACGCGATGGCCCAGGAGTTCGTCGAGGTCACCTACAAGTTGTGGGAGGGCTCGTGGGAACCGGATGCGGTGCTGCGCGACCGCGAACGCGGGGTCTTCACCGATCCTTCGAAGGTGCATGACATCGCCCACGAGGGCCGGTACTTCAGCGTTCCCGGTGCTCATCTCGTCGAGCCGTCGCCCCAGCGCACACCGGTGCTGTTCCAGGCCGGTACCTCGATCGCGGGACGTGAATTCGCCGCGCGCAACGCCGAATTGGTGTTCGTCTCGGATCCACGGCCGGAAGTGCTGCGCGCCAACATCGACGACGTCCGACGGCGGGCGGCCGGGCACGGCCGCGATCCGGAGTCGTTGAGGTTCATCACCTCGGTCGAGATCGTCACCGACAGCACCGATTCGGCCGCGCGCTCCAAGGCCGACGAGCTGGCCCGGTTCCACGACCTCGACGGCGGGCTGGTCTTGTTGTCGGCGCTCAGCGGAGTCGACTGGTCCACCTACGGTGTCGACCGCCCGATCGAGCAGTTCGACACCGATGCGAGCCGATCGATCCTCGCCGCGGTCACCGATACGGGTGTGCGCCGACGTCTGACCTTGCGTGACTATGTCGGCGGCCTCGGCGGATTCGGTGGGGAACTGTTCGTCGGGTCCGGCCCGACGGTGGCCGACGATCTGGAGGCCTACGCGCGGACAACCGGCGTCGACGGCTTCAACATCGCCTACCACATCACGCCGGGCAGCTTCGCCGACGTCGCGACCCACCTGATCCCGGAGCTGCGTCGACGCGGCCGGGCCCGTGCGGCGGGCGATCCGACCACGTTGCGACAGCGCCTCTTCGGTGGTGACTCACCGCTTCTCGGGCAGCAGCACCCCGCGTCCGCGTTCCGTCGTAAACCGGTTCGTTCCCAATAG
- a CDS encoding APC family permease, with protein MTTTDDPIATAGGRALTAAESTGLERDALGAWGVFAQGLAAAAPSVAVAVVPFALFVAAGKGAAWAAVIGLLIVVLVALTISFQAKRTVSSGSLGTYTGNGLGPGFAFAAGFALLFGYIGFATTGTLGGVLYLDAFLESIGLGSQTIWFKLLLVAVVVGVAVYLPYRGVSVAARYELAFELLAIASILIIIVASYIGYGFRIDWEQWKPQHLGSSATFIAAVTAVGSYAGFESVASLGAEAKNAHRNIARSLLRVVILLGVLYIVATYPQILHFDQIDGDKAVLPQLAESVGVAWVNQVVSGAVAVAFIVFVTAVTTAAARSLFTFAHEGALPRVFTKVHENYKTPWAGVVFVGFVAFVFSVVATLSSAGRLVFDVYGGYVANWGFLTSYLLVVIATPIWLHKINALAPWHLVVSVAATVGLGYVIVSNFYPVPEFPFNILPFVFGLILLAGLAWYWYLKRTRPEVAQRIGTIQTLSEEEQQRGAR; from the coding sequence GTGACCACCACAGATGATCCGATCGCGACGGCAGGGGGTAGGGCCCTGACCGCCGCGGAATCCACCGGTCTGGAACGCGATGCCCTCGGCGCGTGGGGCGTTTTCGCTCAGGGCCTCGCGGCCGCGGCGCCCAGCGTCGCGGTGGCCGTGGTCCCGTTCGCACTGTTCGTCGCGGCGGGCAAGGGTGCCGCCTGGGCCGCGGTCATCGGCCTGTTGATCGTCGTGCTCGTGGCGCTGACGATCAGTTTTCAGGCCAAGCGCACGGTGTCGTCGGGCTCGCTGGGCACCTACACCGGCAACGGCCTCGGGCCGGGTTTCGCCTTCGCCGCGGGTTTCGCTCTGCTGTTCGGTTACATCGGTTTCGCCACCACCGGCACGCTCGGCGGTGTGCTCTACCTCGACGCCTTCCTCGAGTCGATAGGCCTTGGTTCCCAGACGATCTGGTTCAAACTGCTGCTGGTCGCCGTGGTGGTCGGGGTCGCGGTCTACCTGCCGTACCGCGGTGTCTCGGTCGCCGCCCGCTACGAGCTGGCGTTCGAACTGCTGGCCATCGCCTCGATCCTGATCATCATCGTCGCCTCCTACATCGGCTACGGGTTCCGGATCGACTGGGAGCAGTGGAAACCGCAGCACCTCGGATCGAGCGCCACGTTCATCGCCGCGGTGACCGCCGTCGGGTCATACGCGGGCTTCGAGAGCGTGGCGTCGCTGGGTGCGGAGGCCAAGAACGCGCACCGCAACATCGCGCGGTCGCTGCTGCGGGTCGTGATCCTGCTCGGCGTGCTCTACATCGTCGCGACCTATCCGCAGATCCTGCATTTCGACCAGATCGACGGTGACAAGGCGGTGCTGCCTCAGCTCGCCGAGTCGGTCGGCGTGGCCTGGGTCAACCAGGTGGTCAGCGGCGCGGTGGCGGTCGCCTTCATCGTGTTCGTCACCGCGGTGACCACCGCCGCGGCGCGGTCCCTGTTCACCTTCGCGCACGAAGGCGCACTTCCGCGCGTGTTCACCAAGGTGCACGAGAACTACAAGACCCCGTGGGCCGGTGTGGTTTTCGTCGGTTTCGTCGCATTCGTGTTCTCGGTCGTCGCCACGTTGAGTTCGGCGGGCCGCCTCGTGTTCGATGTGTACGGCGGCTACGTCGCCAACTGGGGCTTTCTCACCAGCTATCTGCTCGTTGTCATCGCCACCCCGATCTGGCTGCACAAGATCAACGCGCTGGCACCGTGGCATCTCGTCGTGTCGGTCGCCGCGACCGTCGGGCTGGGATACGTCATCGTCAGCAACTTCTACCCGGTGCCCGAATTCCCGTTCAACATCCTGCCGTTCGTGTTCGGGCTGATCCTGTTGGCGGGGCTGGCCTGGTACTGGTACCTCAAGCGCACCAGACCCGAGGTTGCGCAACGAATCGGGACCATCCAGACGCTGTCCGAGGAAGAACAGCAGCGTGGTGCTCGATGA
- a CDS encoding GNAT family N-acetyltransferase encodes MTVTENTFADTWTVRQATSLDYPHIADFLATTTGLGGRKFAADSRDVAEQLDGALPGAAVVLRGESGDVLGYAALHGPDTEEPEALGTFVFGPSAPVEAVRDIVGETVEHFHSAATPGSYLRVYIGADQPAAIAALVDRGARRERRFVSTRKSLLGEDPEQLAAAHIDGLTILSWGQVISGGLGEQVRRLQYDTFSEHFGNMAKTPQRWDHHLHSRAFTPDYSLAAVDRDGVVVGYVLGSTYTVRTERGDQRSAHTDYIGVRRDRRERGTGELLLKKIWLAALRRGFTAASLGTDINNASNAHVLYRRLGYVAVHDEYAYRIDAEGNGK; translated from the coding sequence ATGACCGTCACCGAGAACACTTTCGCCGACACATGGACCGTTCGGCAGGCCACCTCACTCGACTATCCCCATATCGCTGACTTCCTGGCCACCACAACGGGTCTGGGCGGGCGGAAATTCGCCGCGGATTCCCGCGACGTCGCCGAACAACTCGACGGGGCGCTGCCCGGCGCGGCAGTCGTCCTACGCGGTGAATCCGGCGACGTTCTCGGGTATGCCGCCCTGCACGGACCGGACACCGAAGAGCCGGAAGCGCTGGGCACCTTCGTGTTCGGCCCCTCGGCACCGGTCGAGGCGGTCCGGGACATCGTCGGCGAGACCGTCGAGCACTTCCATTCGGCGGCGACCCCCGGTTCCTACCTGCGGGTGTACATCGGCGCCGACCAGCCGGCGGCGATCGCGGCGCTGGTGGACCGAGGGGCCCGCCGGGAGCGGCGGTTCGTCAGCACCCGTAAGTCGCTGCTCGGTGAAGACCCCGAACAACTCGCCGCCGCGCACATCGACGGACTCACGATCCTGTCGTGGGGCCAGGTGATCTCGGGTGGTCTCGGCGAACAGGTGCGCCGGTTGCAGTACGACACGTTCAGCGAGCACTTCGGCAACATGGCCAAGACGCCACAACGGTGGGACCACCATCTGCACAGCCGGGCGTTCACCCCGGATTACAGTCTTGCCGCAGTCGATCGGGACGGAGTGGTGGTCGGATACGTCCTCGGGTCGACGTACACCGTTCGCACCGAGCGGGGGGATCAGCGCAGCGCGCACACCGACTACATCGGTGTGCGCCGTGACCGAAGGGAGCGCGGCACCGGGGAGCTGTTGCTCAAGAAGATCTGGCTGGCGGCGCTGCGCCGTGGCTTCACGGCCGCGTCGTTGGGAACCGACATCAACAACGCCAGCAACGCGCACGTGTTGTACCGCCGACTCGGATACGTGGCGGTCCACGACGAATACGCGTATCGAATCGATGCCGAGGGGAATGGGAAATGA